From the genome of Blautia hydrogenotrophica DSM 10507:
CTGTACTGCCTGACTCACTGTAGTCTGTGTCCTCCACAGTGTTGTCCTCATCGATGACATTTCCATACTCATCAGTAACCACATCCTCAGAGCCATCCTCCTCATAAGTGCCATCTTCTTCTGTGTAATCTTCTTCACCGTCTGCATCCTCAGCATCAGTATCTTCTTCCTGATTATTTGCCTCCTCGGCAGCAGCTGCAGCAGCCGCAGCTTCCGCTTCTGCCTGACGTCTCGCCTCTTCCTCAGCGGCAATCCTCTCAGCTTCCAGTCTCTGAATCTCTGCCGTCTGTTCTTCCAACAAGGCTGCATATTCATTGGCCTGCTGTTGTGCATAAGCAATCTCATTGCTTGCATTGTTAGCCGCACTCTGTTTCTCACTAATCTGTACTTCCAGGTTCGCCTGATTTGCCTCCTGCTCAGCCTTCATGTCTTCCAGCTCAGCTTTCTCTCCATTCAACTGCACGCCCAGAGTTTTGATCTCCTTGATCGTCTCCACATATTTATTTAAAGCGTCACGGTCATATTTATACATCTTCTGAGTATACTCAGCCTTGTTCAATAACTCAGACAGATCATTAGAATCCAACATCAGGTTATACCAGGCATTGCTTCCGCCATTCTCATACAGATACTGAATTCTGAGCTTCATCGCCTCGTACTGCTTCTCTTTGTTAGCCTTTGCTCTCTTTAAATTCTTTCTGGTCTTTTGAATCTCTGCTTCCTTATTGGAAATATCCGTATTCAAAACCTCAATATTAACCATTGTATTTACTAAATCCTGATCCAAAGACGCAATCTCCGCATTCAGTGATTCGATCTGAGCTCCCAAATCATTAATATAACTGTATGTAGCATCCAGCTGACTGCTAGTATATGCCGCTTCTTCTCTTAATTCTTCTTCTCGTGATGCACTAACAGTCATCACCTGACTTGCACTTATTAAGAGTGCCAATGTTAAGCACACAATTCTTTTTTTCATAATTCACACCCTTCGTAAATTTTCTGGACGGATATTTAATATATCCGTAACATTTTCTTTACTTCTCCTACATATTAACACAATATTACAAAGGATGCAAGCCTAAAATTAATTTTTTTAAAAACTTTGTAACAATTTCGTTGCGTTTATTTTATATTATTCCGGGAGATGTTTCGATATGAAGGGCCAAAATCTATCAAGCTTAACACTATGTTTTCAGATTCTCAGCATATATTCACAGTTCCAATGCAATCTTCATCATACTATGAAAGCTCTCCTGCCTTTCCTTCGCGCTTAGGGATTCCTTCCGGTACAGATGGTCTGAGATTGTCAACAGACACAGGGCCTGTTTTCCTGCTCTGGCCGCATTCATATAGAGAGCAGCCGCTTCCATTTCAACACATAAAACTCCCATCTTCTTCCACTGCTCACTGCTCACTTCATTGTAAAAAACATCGCTAGAAAGAATATTTCCCACATGCACAGGCGTCCCTTGTCTCCTCGCCACGTCCACAGCCTTTTCCACCAGCTCATAGCTGGCAATCGGCGCAAAGGTTCCCGGAAGCTGATACTGATGAGCATAATTGGAGTCTGTGCATGCCCCCAGACCTACGACCACATCCATCACTCTCAGATCATCCTGAATTCCACCGGCAGAACCAATTCGAATGATCTTATCCACATCATAAAAGTGAAACAGCTCATAGGAATAGATGCCAATAGAAGGCATTCCCATACCGCTTCCCATGACAGAGATCTCCTTACCATGATAGGTACCTGTATATCCAAACATATTTCTTACAGTATTAAAGCAGATGGGATTTTCCAAGTAAGTCTCCGCTATCACTTTTGCCCGAAGCGGATCTCCAGGCATCAGCACAGTTTTGGCTATCTCTCCCAGTCTGGCTCCGTTGTGCGGCGTCGGTGTCATTTCCATTTCCATTACCTCCTGACTCTCTCTTTCTCCCCAGCTTACAAAAACACATGCACTCCTCAAAGAATGTCTTTCGTGCCTTTATTCGCTGAAAGTATCTGTCTCCATTATACAAAAATACCGCTGCAAAAGAAAGACTCTTTTGCAGCGGCACGCCATTGTTTCTCCCTTGCCACTCTCTTCTGCGTCTGCCACCTTTATACTTCTCCAAACAAATCAGCTAGAATC
Proteins encoded in this window:
- a CDS encoding NlpC/P60 family protein, with protein sequence MKKRIVCLTLALLISASQVMTVSASREEELREEAAYTSSQLDATYSYINDLGAQIESLNAEIASLDQDLVNTMVNIEVLNTDISNKEAEIQKTRKNLKRAKANKEKQYEAMKLRIQYLYENGGSNAWYNLMLDSNDLSELLNKAEYTQKMYKYDRDALNKYVETIKEIKTLGVQLNGEKAELEDMKAEQEANQANLEVQISEKQSAANNASNEIAYAQQQANEYAALLEEQTAEIQRLEAERIAAEEEARRQAEAEAAAAAAAAEEANNQEEDTDAEDADGEEDYTEEDGTYEEDGSEDVVTDEYGNVIDEDNTVEDTDYSESGSTDSSVSYSGSGSSVADYATQFVGNPYVYGGTSLTNGADCSGFVQSVYANFGVSLPRTSYDQMNVGTEVSYSEAQPGDLICYGGHVAIYLGGGRIVHASNSAPYPAGGIKISDNAAYRTILSVRRVM
- the deoD gene encoding purine-nucleoside phosphorylase, giving the protein MEMTPTPHNGARLGEIAKTVLMPGDPLRAKVIAETYLENPICFNTVRNMFGYTGTYHGKEISVMGSGMGMPSIGIYSYELFHFYDVDKIIRIGSAGGIQDDLRVMDVVVGLGACTDSNYAHQYQLPGTFAPIASYELVEKAVDVARRQGTPVHVGNILSSDVFYNEVSSEQWKKMGVLCVEMEAAALYMNAARAGKQALCLLTISDHLYRKESLSAKERQESFHSMMKIALEL